Proteins from a genomic interval of Bacteroidota bacterium:
- a CDS encoding gliding motility-associated C-terminal domain-containing protein, with protein sequence MIFLKKPYFLLSLLLFSGVQMVFATHYRAGEILYRVVGNYRIEATVITYSKWSSPSNLADRDTIDITWGDGSRSYLVRRNGPDVNPPNGVPDGVFVADDIKKNVYVGEHQYPGAPPPPNRYYIINFYDQNRMESIVNMSNSVNVPFYLEDTVKFPTDLANIGFNSSPILYYPPIDYANVNDTFYHNPLAVDPDGDSLIFELMPPLQNVNAQVPLYVYPDQFCRAAGRPDNLFQMNRFTGQIIWAVPCQQGIFNIAFVIHEYRQGINIGTLERDMQIIVLNQNNDPPQLALIPDTCIRAGDTLLAQITARDRNTGQTVTLSADGGPFRVAVSPAKFSTTPGNPANGSFRWYTTCDHIQVQPYMVLFRAADNYTLSGPGGANAANLVDLKPWMIRVIPPPVENLKALADKNGVTLTWDNPYICASSPYFRGFSIWKKTGCDPFEPEYCETGLAGRGYTQLTTNNIQAYTYRDNTTVVGQEYSYRVVAEFYKLPPNGLEALKFDLQQSIASNEACVFMPINVPVIINVSILETDITDGKVFVRWTKPLAGGINLDTILFPPPYRFDVYRSNGSSFSSPIMIHSTPDAASFAALNDTVFVDSLLDTKTTSWSYRILFYSNNDTVGATATASSIFLDVLASDQALNLTWGEQVPWINDSFAIFKLNKLTSLYDSIAVSYTHTFADTGLINDSLYCYFIKGYGHYGSAFLPAPLINLSEEDCQIPVDTTPPCPPVLSVTNDCELHLEQSWTTEEYVNRLVWITQNDPCSNQIHHFYIYYGSDSSNMVRIDSTGSREDTTFQHIQADNLAGCYAVTAVDRAGNESAYSNVFCMDNCPYYILPNTFTPNGDGNNDWFRPFKPYRFVSKIEMKIYNRWGEKVFETTDPEINWDGRDQKTGKELSEGVYLYAGYYFEQRLGGLIQQPLSGQKKGGGFIHLIRGK encoded by the coding sequence ATGATCTTTTTAAAAAAACCATACTTTCTTCTTTCCCTGCTTTTGTTCAGTGGCGTACAGATGGTTTTTGCTACACACTACCGCGCCGGAGAAATTCTTTATAGAGTCGTTGGAAACTATCGGATAGAAGCAACAGTCATCACGTATTCTAAGTGGAGTTCGCCCAGCAATTTGGCTGACCGAGATACTATTGACATTACCTGGGGCGACGGCTCTCGTTCTTATCTGGTGCGGAGAAACGGGCCGGATGTCAATCCACCCAACGGAGTGCCTGATGGAGTTTTTGTAGCGGATGACATTAAGAAGAATGTTTACGTCGGCGAGCATCAATATCCCGGAGCGCCGCCGCCACCGAACCGCTATTATATCATCAACTTTTACGACCAAAACCGGATGGAAAGCATTGTGAACATGTCCAATTCGGTCAATGTTCCTTTCTATCTCGAAGACACGGTCAAATTTCCGACCGACCTTGCTAATATAGGGTTTAACTCTTCGCCTATTCTTTACTATCCACCGATAGACTATGCCAACGTCAACGACACTTTCTATCACAATCCATTGGCGGTAGATCCGGATGGTGACAGTTTGATTTTTGAACTAATGCCCCCGTTGCAGAACGTCAATGCGCAGGTGCCGCTTTATGTTTATCCAGACCAGTTTTGTCGCGCGGCGGGACGACCGGATAATCTTTTTCAAATGAATCGGTTCACCGGACAGATTATTTGGGCGGTGCCTTGTCAACAAGGCATTTTCAATATCGCCTTCGTGATTCATGAATACCGACAGGGAATCAATATTGGAACGCTGGAACGGGATATGCAGATTATTGTATTGAATCAGAATAACGACCCGCCACAACTTGCCCTGATTCCCGATACGTGCATTCGGGCTGGCGACACCCTGCTGGCGCAGATAACCGCACGAGATAGAAATACAGGACAAACCGTGACGCTTTCAGCAGATGGAGGTCCGTTTCGCGTGGCGGTCTCTCCGGCAAAGTTCAGTACGACGCCGGGAAATCCGGCTAATGGTAGTTTCAGATGGTACACCACCTGCGACCATATTCAGGTGCAGCCATACATGGTCTTATTTCGGGCGGCTGATAACTATACTCTTTCTGGCCCGGGCGGTGCTAATGCAGCCAATCTGGTGGATTTGAAACCCTGGATGATTCGCGTGATTCCTCCACCGGTGGAGAATCTGAAAGCATTGGCGGATAAAAACGGAGTAACGCTGACTTGGGACAATCCCTACATCTGTGCTTCCTCCCCTTATTTCAGAGGCTTTTCTATTTGGAAAAAAACTGGATGCGACCCTTTCGAGCCTGAGTATTGTGAAACCGGCTTGGCAGGAAGAGGATATACCCAACTCACAACCAATAATATTCAAGCATATACCTATCGCGACAACACGACTGTGGTAGGACAGGAGTATAGCTACCGGGTGGTAGCCGAATTCTATAAACTACCGCCGAATGGATTGGAGGCGCTCAAGTTTGATTTGCAGCAAAGTATAGCATCGAATGAAGCCTGCGTGTTTATGCCGATCAACGTACCGGTGATTATCAATGTAAGTATTTTGGAAACAGATATAACCGATGGAAAGGTATTCGTGCGTTGGACAAAGCCATTAGCCGGAGGAATAAACTTGGACACTATACTATTCCCTCCACCTTACCGGTTTGATGTTTACCGGAGTAATGGCTCTAGCTTTTCTAGCCCCATTATGATTCACAGCACTCCCGATGCCGCCTCCTTTGCTGCTTTGAATGATACGGTATTTGTGGATTCTTTACTGGATACCAAAACAACTTCGTGGAGCTATCGGATATTATTTTATTCAAACAACGATACTGTTGGCGCTACAGCTACTGCGTCCTCCATTTTTTTGGATGTACTTGCATCAGATCAGGCACTCAATCTGACCTGGGGCGAGCAAGTGCCTTGGATCAATGATAGCTTTGCCATTTTCAAGTTGAATAAACTAACATCTCTGTATGATTCTATCGCCGTTTCTTACACGCATACTTTTGCTGATACCGGACTCATCAATGATTCACTCTACTGTTATTTTATAAAGGGATATGGGCATTATGGTTCGGCATTTCTTCCTGCGCCTCTGATCAATTTATCGGAGGAGGATTGTCAAATTCCGGTAGATACTACACCGCCTTGTCCGCCGGTTCTCAGTGTTACCAATGACTGCGAACTTCATTTGGAACAATCTTGGACAACGGAGGAATATGTAAATCGCCTTGTCTGGATAACACAAAATGATCCCTGCTCGAATCAAATCCATCATTTCTATATTTATTATGGTAGCGATTCTTCCAATATGGTTCGCATTGATAGTACCGGTAGCAGAGAGGATACCACTTTTCAGCATATTCAGGCGGATAATCTGGCTGGATGTTATGCCGTCACGGCTGTTGATCGGGCGGGAAATGAAAGTGCTTATAGCAATGTGTTCTGTATGGACAATTGTCCCTATTATATATTGCCGAACACCTTCACTCCAAACGGAGATGGAAACAATGATTGGTTCCGACCCTTCAAGCCTTACCGGTTTGTTTCTAAAATTGAAATGAAGATTTATAATCGTTGGGGCGAAAAAGTATTTGAAACGACCGATCCAGAAATCAATTGGGATGGACGCGACCAAAAGACTGGTAAAGAGTTGAGCGAAGGAGTTTATCTCTATGCCGGGTATTATTTTGAGCAGCGCCTCGGAGGATTGATACAACAGCCATTAAGCGGACAGAAAAAGGGTGGCGGGTTTATTCATTTAATAAGGGGAAAGTAG
- a CDS encoding ferritin, with translation MLTKKIEAALNKQISHEADSSQVYLGIASWADVQPGLEGVSEFFYMQSEEERLHMMKLIRFVNERGGNAVIPALKQPALKFISLKKAFETFLKNEITVSGSINELVDISLHGKDYATHNFLQWYVAEQIEEERLARRLNEKLDMIGSDKSGLYLFDRDIMTSRSKIGIKG, from the coding sequence ATGTTGACGAAAAAAATCGAAGCAGCTTTAAACAAACAAATATCCCACGAGGCAGACTCTTCACAGGTCTATCTTGGAATAGCCTCTTGGGCCGACGTGCAGCCGGGGCTGGAAGGGGTCAGTGAGTTCTTTTACATGCAATCAGAAGAAGAGCGCCTGCACATGATGAAGTTGATTCGGTTTGTGAACGAGCGCGGAGGCAATGCCGTCATTCCTGCCTTGAAGCAACCAGCGCTGAAATTCATCTCGCTGAAAAAGGCTTTTGAAACCTTTCTGAAAAATGAAATCACTGTTTCTGGAAGCATTAATGAACTGGTAGATATTTCCTTGCATGGAAAAGATTATGCCACACATAATTTCCTGCAATGGTATGTGGCAGAGCAGATTGAGGAAGAAAGACTGGCGCGCCGCCTGAACGAGAAACTGGATATGATAGGTTCTGATAAGAGCGGCTTATATCTTTTTGACCGCGACATTATGACGAGTAGGAGTAAGATAGGTATTAAGGGATAG
- a CDS encoding DUF4118 domain-containing protein: MLSRFLFNRPQKSTQYLVSIISIVLVVAVGYTTYDFIGYQIIAFALLVTVSVLAMFYDIIPVLLSAFLSALLWDFLFIPPRYTFSVGSTQDRIMLVTYFIIALVNGVLTYKIRQVEKEARDKEEKANAVKFYNTLLNSLSHELRTPITTIIGASDNLQSENEKFSEENKTQLVHEISRAALRLNEQVENLLNMSRIESGLLKPKKDWCDVNEIIYAALKLAAINLRHHKVNVHIPENFPLFQLDFVWMEQALFNLVNNAGLYTPENTVISIKATTREDKLIITISDNGKGFPDNEINKVFDKFYRLQGAKSGGTGLGLSIVKGFVEAHDGIVWVENSVLGGARFTIEIPAKHSYPKLTEK; encoded by the coding sequence ATCTTGTCAAGGTTTCTTTTCAATCGTCCGCAGAAATCAACCCAATACCTCGTCAGTATTATCTCGATAGTATTGGTAGTAGCTGTCGGCTACACTACTTATGATTTTATCGGTTACCAGATTATTGCCTTTGCATTACTGGTAACGGTATCTGTCTTGGCAATGTTCTATGATATTATCCCGGTTCTGCTTTCAGCGTTTTTAAGTGCCCTGCTATGGGACTTTCTTTTTATTCCACCTCGTTATACTTTTTCAGTTGGTTCTACCCAAGATCGGATCATGCTGGTTACTTACTTCATTATTGCTTTAGTGAACGGGGTATTGACTTATAAAATCCGGCAGGTGGAAAAGGAAGCTAGAGACAAAGAAGAGAAAGCAAATGCGGTTAAATTCTACAATACACTATTGAACTCTCTGTCGCATGAGTTGCGCACCCCTATTACTACCATTATTGGTGCTTCAGATAATCTTCAATCAGAAAATGAAAAATTTTCGGAGGAAAATAAAACCCAACTAGTGCATGAAATATCTAGGGCGGCATTAAGGCTAAACGAGCAAGTCGAAAATCTGTTGAATATGTCGCGAATTGAGTCCGGATTACTAAAACCTAAAAAAGACTGGTGCGACGTGAATGAGATTATATATGCTGCATTGAAGCTGGCAGCAATTAATCTTCGCCATCATAAAGTAAATGTCCATATCCCCGAAAATTTTCCTCTGTTTCAACTTGATTTTGTGTGGATGGAACAAGCGCTTTTTAATCTGGTTAATAACGCCGGACTATACACACCGGAGAATACTGTTATCAGCATCAAGGCGACCACCAGAGAGGATAAACTGATTATCACCATATCAGATAATGGAAAAGGGTTTCCTGATAATGAAATCAACAAGGTGTTCGATAAATTTTATCGGCTTCAGGGAGCCAAATCTGGTGGCACCGGCTTGGGTTTATCTATTGTCAAAGGTTTTGTAGAAGCACATGACGGCATAGTGTGGGTAGAAAATTCGGTTTTGGGCGGCGCACGGTTCACTATTGAAATTCCGGCGAAACATTCCTATCCTAAACTTACTGAAAAATGA
- a CDS encoding response regulator, producing the protein MNNAEILVIDDEAAIIKLLEITLQSNGYKIHSAETAKAGLIAAANHPPDLILLDIGLPDASGHETLEKLREWYNKPIIILSVQSSEEDIVKALDNGADDYLVKPFRTGELLARIRSALRKNTEESESVINLGDLSLDLIARTVKKNNEVLKLTGTEYSLLTLLMKNEGKVMIHQYLLKQVWGPQYVHESQYLRVFIAQLRKKIETDPNRPEYIITESGVGYRFAGR; encoded by the coding sequence ATGAACAACGCTGAAATATTAGTGATAGATGATGAAGCCGCTATCATCAAGTTGCTGGAAATTACCCTGCAATCCAATGGCTACAAGATTCACTCGGCGGAAACCGCAAAAGCAGGTTTAATAGCTGCCGCAAACCATCCACCTGATTTAATACTGCTTGACATCGGGCTGCCAGATGCCAGCGGACATGAAACTTTGGAGAAGCTAAGAGAGTGGTACAACAAACCAATTATCATCTTGTCGGTGCAGAGCAGTGAAGAAGATATTGTGAAAGCACTGGATAACGGAGCGGACGATTATTTAGTGAAACCATTTCGCACCGGAGAGTTATTGGCGCGCATCCGTTCCGCACTGCGTAAAAACACAGAAGAATCCGAATCGGTTATTAATCTGGGTGATCTTTCTCTAGACTTAATCGCAAGAACGGTGAAAAAAAATAATGAGGTGCTGAAATTAACAGGCACTGAATATAGTCTGCTGACCTTGCTGATGAAAAATGAAGGAAAGGTAATGATACACCAGTATCTGCTCAAGCAGGTATGGGGCCCCCAATATGTTCATGAATCACAATACCTGAGGGTGTTTATTGCACAACTAAGAAAAAAAATAGAAACCGACCCTAACCGACCAGAGTACATTATTACAGAGTCGGGGGTAGGCTATCGGTTTGCTGGAAGATAA
- a CDS encoding KUP/HAK/KT family potassium transporter has translation MNDSQKGSPTKLTTAGILITLGIIYGDIGTSPIYVLNAIVSGHSISKELVYGGISCVFWTLLIITTFKYIFLALNADNRGEGGIFALYALIRRYKIKWTIFPAIIGCASLIADGFITPPISISSAIEGLKILDPDIPTVPIVLIIIFGLFLFQQFGTRIVGGIFGPVMLIWFTMIGIFGLIEIWQFPSVLAALNPYYAFHLLLKYPGGFWLLGAVFLCTTGGEALYSDLGHCGKQNIRISWTYVLLMLLLCYFGQSAHLLRLFNGQTWPEGHSTFFSMMPKWFLPVGITVTTLATIIASQALISGCFTLVNEAMKLRLWPNLKVIFPTAFQGQMYIPAINWFLCAGCLAVVLIFRESGNMEAAYGLAITINMLMTTILLTYLMYVQRRPGLFTWGISALFISIELSFFVSNLKKFEHGGWFTFTIAVALFFGMWIFYKARQLRKKHIEFVEIGQHVNAIKELMSDDSIPREANNLVYMSMANDKSHIDSNIIYSIFRKRPRRADIYWFIHVEITNEPYGASYMVDTIVSRRIFFVRLSFGFKVEHKVNLMFNQIVEEMVQNGEVDEVSHYPSLRKFNMPADFKFILLNSRVAIDDALTPYEQFIIKGYRFIKSISLSAAEDFGLELTNVEEETVPIRIAPSTKIDLERVK, from the coding sequence ATGAACGATAGTCAAAAAGGAAGTCCCACCAAACTTACGACCGCAGGCATTCTCATCACACTTGGAATAATATATGGCGATATAGGGACCTCTCCTATCTATGTACTGAACGCGATTGTAAGCGGGCATTCCATTTCAAAGGAACTGGTGTATGGTGGCATCTCTTGTGTTTTCTGGACCTTGCTTATCATCACTACGTTCAAATATATATTCCTTGCGCTCAATGCTGATAACCGGGGCGAAGGTGGCATCTTTGCTCTTTATGCGCTCATAAGGCGATATAAAATTAAATGGACCATTTTCCCAGCTATTATAGGATGTGCCTCGTTGATTGCTGATGGATTTATCACACCGCCCATTTCCATCTCTTCTGCCATTGAAGGGTTAAAAATTCTTGATCCTGATATTCCAACTGTACCGATTGTACTGATCATTATTTTCGGGCTCTTTCTTTTTCAACAATTCGGCACTCGGATTGTGGGCGGAATTTTCGGTCCGGTGATGCTCATTTGGTTTACGATGATTGGTATCTTTGGCCTGATAGAGATATGGCAATTTCCCTCTGTACTGGCAGCGCTGAATCCCTATTATGCCTTTCATTTGCTGCTGAAATATCCGGGGGGATTTTGGTTGCTGGGAGCAGTATTTCTCTGCACCACCGGTGGCGAAGCTTTGTATTCTGACCTCGGCCACTGTGGCAAACAAAATATCCGTATCAGTTGGACTTATGTTCTACTCATGCTATTACTCTGTTACTTTGGACAATCTGCACATCTGCTGCGTCTCTTCAATGGCCAGACATGGCCAGAAGGACACTCTACTTTCTTTTCAATGATGCCCAAATGGTTTCTTCCGGTGGGCATTACGGTTACCACGTTGGCTACGATCATTGCTTCGCAAGCGCTGATATCTGGTTGTTTTACTTTGGTGAACGAGGCGATGAAACTTCGCTTATGGCCCAATCTGAAAGTGATTTTCCCAACCGCCTTTCAAGGCCAAATGTATATCCCGGCAATCAACTGGTTTTTATGTGCCGGTTGTCTGGCAGTCGTATTGATATTTCGCGAATCCGGCAATATGGAGGCAGCCTATGGATTGGCTATCACTATCAATATGTTGATGACCACTATTTTGCTTACGTATTTGATGTATGTACAGCGACGACCTGGCCTTTTTACTTGGGGTATATCGGCATTGTTCATCTCCATCGAACTATCATTTTTTGTTTCTAACCTGAAGAAATTTGAACACGGAGGATGGTTCACATTCACCATTGCGGTGGCTTTATTTTTCGGCATGTGGATTTTCTATAAAGCAAGACAACTACGCAAAAAGCATATTGAGTTTGTAGAAATAGGACAGCACGTCAATGCGATAAAGGAGTTGATGTCGGATGATTCTATTCCGCGCGAAGCCAACAATCTTGTGTATATGAGCATGGCGAACGATAAAAGCCATATTGATTCCAACATCATCTATTCCATCTTTCGCAAACGACCGAGGCGCGCGGACATTTACTGGTTCATTCATGTCGAAATAACGAATGAACCTTACGGGGCTTCCTACATGGTGGATACGATTGTTTCGCGAAGAATATTTTTTGTGCGGCTCTCTTTCGGCTTCAAAGTGGAACACAAAGTCAACCTGATGTTCAACCAGATTGTGGAAGAAATGGTGCAAAACGGTGAAGTGGATGAAGTATCCCATTACCCATCGTTGCGCAAATTCAATATGCCAGCCGACTTTAAATTTATCCTGCTCAACAGCCGGGTGGCGATTGATGATGCTTTAACTCCTTATGAACAGTTCATCATCAAGGGCTACCGTTTTATCAAAAGCATCTCTCTATCAGCAGCCGAAGATTTTGGCTTGGAGTTAACCAATGTAGAAGAAGAAACGGTACCCATCCGCATTGCGCCTTCCACCAAAATTGATTTGGAAAGGGTGAAATAA
- a CDS encoding phosphatase PAP2 family protein, with translation MELTLGIGTIVLASGSYVIGDAFSLPSKQSILLLDRADVNRFDRGATYNTSKSARYISDITDYAALSLPLFHLISKNSRRDFGKIVIMSAETMLASTALTLLFKNSIHRPRPLMYNPNVPIESKWKKDNYRSFFSGHTAQTAAMSFFFAQTFSDYHPRSKWKPVIWSACAALPVLTGVMRYEAGKHYWTDVITGYAVGALVGVGIPYLHRVGMKKKKEKLDSAILK, from the coding sequence ATGGAGCTCACTCTTGGGATAGGAACCATAGTGCTGGCCAGCGGTTCTTATGTGATAGGCGACGCATTCAGTTTGCCTTCTAAACAATCCATCTTATTACTGGACCGTGCCGATGTAAATCGTTTTGATCGGGGCGCAACTTATAACACTTCAAAAAGCGCGAGATATATTAGCGATATTACTGATTATGCGGCCTTATCCCTGCCCTTGTTCCATTTGATTTCAAAGAATTCCAGACGCGATTTTGGGAAGATTGTAATAATGAGTGCCGAAACAATGCTTGCCTCTACAGCCCTGACGCTGCTATTCAAAAATTCGATACACCGTCCTCGTCCTCTGATGTACAATCCTAATGTTCCAATTGAAAGCAAGTGGAAGAAGGACAACTATCGGTCTTTCTTTTCTGGACATACCGCTCAAACTGCCGCGATGAGTTTTTTCTTTGCACAAACATTTTCAGATTATCATCCTCGTTCAAAATGGAAGCCAGTGATTTGGTCTGCCTGCGCTGCTCTTCCCGTTTTGACAGGAGTGATGCGCTATGAAGCAGGAAAACATTATTGGACGGATGTGATTACCGGCTATGCAGTGGGAGCGTTGGTGGGTGTTGGAATCCCGTACTTACACAGAGTCGGAATGAAAAAGAAAAAAGAGAAACTTGATTCTGCTATTCTGAAATAA
- a CDS encoding OmpA family protein — MIEIAGHTDNVGAVETNQTLSEDCANVVKRYLQKKGIAPERLQAKGCGDTEPITNNDSPQGRHKNRRTEVHIISE; from the coding sequence GTGATTGAAATTGCAGGGCATACGGATAACGTAGGTGCAGTAGAGACCAATCAAACATTGTCAGAAGACTGCGCCAATGTGGTGAAACGGTATTTGCAGAAAAAAGGTATTGCTCCTGAACGGTTGCAGGCAAAAGGTTGTGGGGACACAGAGCCCATTACTAATAATGATTCTCCTCAAGGTCGACACAAAAACCGGAGAACTGAAGTGCATATTATTTCAGAATAG